The following DNA comes from Pirellulales bacterium.
TCATGCGCATGCCGCTAGTGGGGGGGGCGTTGCAGCCTACCCAGGGAAAATTGATCGCGGATTTCCCTGTATTAAATGAGCAAGGTCAGGCTCCCCGGTTTATCGGTCTGTCGGGGCTAGGTGATTTATTGTATTGCCTGTGGGAAGATGGGACGCTGGAGTGGTATCGGCTGGGGACGGAAGTGGCCCAACCCGGAAAGCGGCCGCTGGCCTACACCCCGGTGAAGGTGCTTTCAAACCTCTCTTCCACATTGCCTAGCGGCACAAAAGTAACCACCCTGGAAATGCTGCTCGGTGGAACAACCCTTTTAATAGGCGATAGCGCTGGGTTGGTGCAGGCGTGGTTTCCGGTGAACCCTTCTCCGGGAATGACGCCCAACGAACCTTCGTTGGTTCGTGCCCACCAGTTTCTCGGCCAGGGGGGGCCTATCCGCCAACTGATCGCCACCGAACGCAACCGTACTGTTATTTCGCTGGCTGAATCAGGCTCACTCCGCTTATTGTATATCACCCTGGACCGAATTCTGGCGGAGATCCCCGCCGCCAAAGAGGGGCGGAAATCGCCTATCACCCACGCCGCGCTCAATGCCGAACAGACGCGGTTGGTGACGCTTTCCCAGGTAACGGAAGCCGCGACATCCGCCCCCACGGGGAGGATTGCTACCCGCGCGGCGCAGGCGTGGGACTACGAGGCACTGCATCCCGATATTACCCTGGCTGGCATCTTTTTGCCTGTCTGGTACGAAGGATCACGCCAGCCCGTCTTTCAGTGGCAAACCTCTGGCAGCGAAAGCGCGGAGTTGCGGTTTAGCCTGATCCCGCTGATTTTTGGCACGCTGAAGGCCACGTTTTATAGTTTGCTGTTTGGAGCTCCCCTCGCTTTTTTAGCGGCTATTTTTACCAGCGAATTTTTGCATCCTTCCACCAAGGCCCGCGTCAAGCCCCTGATCGAGATGATGGCCAGCCTGCCTAGCGTCGTCCTGGGCTATTTTGCGGGAATGCTCTTTGCCCCATTTTTGGAACATCACTTGGGACAGGTCTTTGCAGCGCTGGGACTGGTACCCCTGGGCTTGATTTTAGCGGCGTATTTGTGGGAACTCCTCCCCCAGCGGATCACCCTGCAGGCTGGCTCCTGGCGGTTGGTTGTAATCGCGCTCGCGATTATTCCCGGAGTACTCTTGGGCGTGTGGTCGGGACAGACGTTGGAACAGTGGATCTTCGGCAAATCTATCATGGATTGGCTTAACGAGTCCCCGACCAACCCGCTGGGGAGATCCTCTCCGTGGGGGGGCTGGTTTTTATTGCTGTTGCCCTTGGTGGGAATTTTTATCTCCATCAGCGGGGGCCGATGGGGGGATGTCTGGCTGCGGAGAAAGTCCCAAGGCTGGTCCCGCCCCCGCGCGGCGCTTTTAAATATTGTCAGGTTTTTTGCCCTGATTGCCGCCACCGTGCTGGTGACCGCCCTCATGGCGGCGCTCTTAACACAAGTCGGGCTGATGCTGGGGTTTGACATTCGGGGAGGGGCGGACTCGGTGGGCTTTGAGCGACGGAACGCCCTGGTTGTGGGCATTACCATGGGCTTTGCCATTATTCCCCTGATCTACACCATTGCCGATGACGCGCTTTCCACCGTGCCTAATCATCTACGGTCGGCCTCACTGGGGGCCGGGGCGACTCCCTGGCAAACGGCGGTGCGGATCGTGATACCGATGGCCATGAGCGGCCTGTTTTCGGCGTTGATGATTGGCCTGGGACGCGCCGTGGGTGAGACGATGATTGTGCTCATGGCGGCGGGCAACACGCCGATAATGGAATTCAGCATATTTAACGGGTTTAAGACGCTTTCGGCGGGGATTGCGTCGGAGATGTCCGAAACGCCCGCCGGCAGTACGCATTACCGGGTGTTGTTTTTGGCCGCGTTGGTGCTGTTTATGATGACCTTTGTGATAAACACCCTTGCGGAGGTCGTGCGGCAGCGATTCCGCCGGAGGGCGTATGAGCTCTGACGAATCCCCCTCCAGCGCGGCTGTCGCGGATACTCCGCGCCGTCGGCGGGGCTATCGCCGCCAGCCATCCAACTACTTTTTATTAAAAGCGCAGGGCGAGCCCCTGATCTGGCTGACCGGGGGGGCATTATTTATCGCGCTGGCGATGATTTTTGGCCTGATCGGCTACATAGTCATTCAGGGGGGGAGCACGTTTTGGCCCGCCCCGATCCAAGCGCTCAAGCTAGCGGCGGGAGGGGTGTTTGTCGGGGAACTGCAAGCCACCGACACCTCTGACGCCGCAGCCACCCGCTGGCGTTTCCAGGGGAGCAATCAACTGAATGGCGGCCGCATGGACAAATGGGTGCGGGGGAATGATCTCTTATCCGCCGAGGCACTCTCTCCCGCGGCGCTGGCGGCCTTTCCCCCCGCGGTGCGGGAGCCTTTTCCCCGCGATGCCGTGGTGGTGGAACGATTGAGCGATGGCAAATTGATCGGCATCTTGGCCGCGTTTGTCCCAGCGGAGGGACCTTCTATCACGGATCCAGCCCTGGCCCTGGCGGAATTTGAAAAATGGCATCGCGAATCGCAACAACAGCAGGCTTCTCGGTTAAAACAAAAACAGGACGAGGAAGAGAATGCGGCCATCCTGGTGCGGGTCTTTAGCCGTACGAACGAGGGGGTCGAAATCCGCGTCCCTTTGCCAGAAATTGTCCGCCTGGTCACGCCCAATCAACTGGGCTGGTTCGGCAAGCTGGGCGTGTACGCCAGTCGCTGGTGGGAATTTGTAAGCTCTTCCCCGCGCGAGGCCAATCTGGCTGGGGGGGTGTTTCCCTGTATTTGGGGAACGGTGGCCATGACACTCTTTATGTCGATCCTGGTGACGCCCTTTGGCGTGCTGGCCGCGCTCTATTTGCGGGAATACGCCCAACCGGGATTAATCGTCAGCATGATCCGCATCGCCATTAATAATCTGGCGGGCGTTCCCAGCATTGTCTTTGGGGCGTTTGGGCTGTTTTTCTTTTGCACATGGCTGGGGGGCGGGATCGACCGGTTATTTTATCCTGCGGCCGTGGCCGAGGGTCAGGCCGTCTTTGGCAAGGGGGGTCTGCTGTGGGCGTCGCTGACCATGTCGTTATTGACCTTGCCGGTGGTGATTGTCGCAACCGAAGAAGCGCTGGCCGCGGTGCCGAACTCCATGCGCGAGGGATCTTACGCCTGCGGCGCCAGCAAGTGGCAGACGATCCGCCGCATTGTGCTGCCCCGCGCGTTGCCGGGGATCATGACCGGGTTGATCTTGGCCATGGCCCGCGGCGCGGGAGAAGTCGCCCCGCTGATGCTGGTGGGGGTGGTCAAGCAGGCCCCGGACCTGCCATTAGACTGGAATTTTCCGTTTTTGCATTTAGAACGAAGTTTCATGCATCTGTCGTATCACGTGTTTAACGTGGGATTCCTTAGCCCAAATAGCGCCGCCGCCATGCCCCTGGTCATGACCTCCACGTTGCTTCTGATTGCCATCATCACCATACTAAATGTTACCGCCATTTGGCTGCGAAATTACCTGCGGCGCAAATATCAGTCCAGCCAGTTTTAATGCGGCGCGGGGCGGGCGGTTTATCGGTCTTTTAATCATTTCCTGTTTTCTTTCAAGCGCGATCAATCATGGCCGAGGCTGTTATCACCGAAAACCGGCTTACCCGTGTCACCCGGGGGGAAGTGATTCCCACCGAAACGCACGCCCAGGTGGCCAAGGAGCAGCCGGTGCTGGAGATTGATAATTTTCAGTTATGGTATGGGTCAAAGAAAGCCCTGCATGGGATCAGCATGGCCATCCCCAAAAATAAAGTGACGGCGCTGGTGGGGCCTTCGGGCTGTGGCAAATCCACGTTACTGCGATCCGTGAATCGCCTGAATGATCTGCTAACCAATGTCAAGATCGACGGCGACATGCGGCTGAACGGCGATTCGATCTACCACACCGCCACCAACGTCATCGACCTGCGCAAGCGAATGGGTATGGTCTTTCAAAAGCCCAATCCCTTTCCCATGAGCATTTATGAAAACGTGATCTATTCGCTGCGAATTGATGGGGAGCGCAATCGGGGCGTCCTGGACGAGGTTTGCGAACGGAGCCTGCGCGGCGCCGCCCTGTGGGACGAGGTAAAGGACCGCCTGCACGAAAGCGGCCTGGGCCTGTCGGGCGGGCAACAGCAGCGGTTGTGCATTGCCCGCGCGATTGCCGCCGAGCCGGAGGTGCTGCTCTTGGACGAGCCTTGCTCGGCGCTCGACCCCATTGCCACCGGCAAAATCGAAGATTTGATTAGCGAATTGCAGGGATCGTATTCGGTGCTAATGGTCACGCACAACATGCAACAGGCTAGCCGCAGCAGCGATTATACGGCGTTTATGTACCTGGGCCGCTTGATCGAGTACGGCCCCACGACCGACATTTTTACCAAACCACTGCTAAAGGAGACGGAGGATTACGTGACAGGGCGATTCGGATAATCCTGGCACGCCATTTGCCTGAGGGGATGTAAAAGATGTTAACAACCGGGGCTGGCCGAGTGTTGGTAAACAAATTGCCGCGTGGACGATAATTTTTTATTGTTATAAAATTGAGGGAGATTGCCGGGAATCATTGTCATGAAGCATACCGAACGCCAAATACAACTGTTAAAGCAAAAAATCCTAAACGAAGGGGGATTGGTCGAAGAGGCCATTGCCAACGCCATCGCCGCGCTGGTTAACCGGGACGCCAACTTGGCTCAAAAAGTGATCAACGAGGACCAGATCATCGACCAAATGGAAGTTGAAGTGGAAGAGGACTGCCTAAAAATTTTGGCCCTGTATCAGCCGGTGGCCGCCGACTTGCGTTTTGTGGTGGCGATCCTTAAAATCAATAACGACTTGGAACGGATCGGCGACCTGGCCAAAAATATCGCCAAACGGGCCAGTTATTTGGCCAAGCGCGACCCGCAGGATTTGCGCATTAACCTGCGGGAAATGGCGACCAAGGTCCAGGCCATGGTTAAATTATCGCTCGATTCGCTGGTCAACGGTAGCCCGGCGCTCGCGCGGCAAGTCCGCGCCGAAGACGACGAAGTCGATCGCCACCGGGAAGTCATCCGCGATGTGATCATGCGTGAAATTCGCAATTCTCCCGCGCAAGTGGAAAGCCTGTTAAAGCTCAACTCGGTATCCAAACACCTCGAACGAATCGCCGACATGGCCACCAACGTGGCGGAAGACGTCATTTACATGGTCGAAGGGGAAATTGTCCGGCATAAACTGCACGATTAAATGGTCAGGCGGATTACTTTCGTTCTCTTTTTTTAGCATCACCATGCAGAAACTTCTTGAGGGGATTCACCGGTTTCAACAAGAAAACTTTCGCCCGTTGCAAGGGTTGTTTGAGCAGTTATCCCGGGGGCAAAATCCCGAGACACTGTTTATTACATGCTCGGATTCGCGCATCGACCCCAATTTACTGACCCGATCGCGTCCCGGGGAATTGTTTATCCTGCGCAACGCCGGCAATATCGTTCCCCCGCATGGCGCGGCCAACGGCGGCGAAGCGGCGACGATTGAATTTGCCGTTGCGGGATTGGGGGTCAAAGACATCATTATTTGCGGGCATTCGCACTGCGGTGCCATGCAAGGCTTGTTGCGGCCCGAAAATGTCTCCACCCTGCCCGCGGTCGCCAGTTGGTTGGAACACGCCGCCACGACCCGCCGCATTGTGCAGGATAATTACGGCCACTTGGACGGGGAGAAACTGCTCACCGCCACGATCGAGGAAAACGTCCTGGTGCAACTGGAAAACCTGCGCACGCTCCCTTCCGTGGCGTCCCGCCTGGTCCGCGGCGACCTGCACTTGCATGGTTGGGTTTATAAGATCGAAACCGGCGAGGTGTTTGCCTTTGACGCGACGTCCGGGCAATTTGTTTCTTTGGCCCAATATCAATACCCCGTGAGCGAGGAACCCCTCCGTCGCCGCCAGGAAGGCAACATTTAATTACAGACCGCCGCACTAATCGATGTTTCCCTTTTCGTGGTGGGGGAGCAGCGCATGCTTGCCGGGTTTTTTATCGCCGCACCCCTTCCACATCCAAAATCCAGGCGATGGCCAGACTATTGCCAAAATTCTGAAAATCCCGAAACTGCCACACGACCTCCTTGTCGCGGTTGACTTCGATTAATTGCGGTTGATCCGGTCCGGCGTGGCAGTTGCTAATGATCACATTTCCATTCGGCAGTTGTTGCACCGCGGTCACCCAGGCTAGGGTAATGCCCGGCAGGTCGTTTTGCTCGATGCTCCAGACAATTTTTCCCTGCGGATCGACCTCCAGCACGCGATGGCTGTTCCCCCCGCCGATCAGGGTATTGCCATTTTCCAGCCGCACCGCGCTATACAGCGCGTTGCCGTATCCTTCCGGTCCATGCCCTCCGGCGGGCTGGCGGTCCCCCAGTTCCAGCGTGTAGCTCCACACCACCTTACCCGTCGGGTCATATTCGCGCACTTTGCCGTCCCCTTCGTGGCAGACCAGGTAGTTGCCATTTTCCAATTTGCGGACCAACCGCGTGTCGCGATGCGCGTCGGGACGGTCCACCGTCAGCGGAACCTCGTGCGTGATTTTACCGTCGGCGTCGACTTCGATGATCCGCGCATTGCCGCTCTCGGCGATCATCGTGCGGCCGTCGGCCAATCGTTGAAACGCATGCACCTCGATTTTGCCCTCATACCCGGCCCGTGGCCGCGACTCATACTTCCAGACAACTTTCTTTTCCGGTGTAAGTTCCACAATCGTCGTGTCGCTGATCGGCATTAAAATATTGCCCCCCGGCAATAACTGCAAATCATGCGCGGTCAGCGGACAATCCGCCTGCCACAGGACTTTTCCCGCGGCGCTCAGGATGGTCACTTTGCCATTGTCGCAGCCCAGGATTTTGTAACCCGGATGGGCAGCGGGGGCATTATCGGCGGCCGGGACCGCCGCGCATTGTAAAAGAATTCCGACCAAGCCCAATAACCAAACATTTCGCGCGAGTGGACGCATGATAAATAATCCTGATGGGGGGGATCGAGACAAAAAACCTCCCTTGCCAATGTAGGGGATGGGGGTCTATTTTGCAGCCATGTCCAGCGAAAAATTTTCCACACCCCGCCAGCTCACCCATGCCCCGTATGGTCACATCCTGACCAACTGCCGCGTCTGGTCGCCGGACGGACGCTGGATCGTCTATGATGTGCGCGGCGACCAATTGGGGGCGGCCTTTGATGGTAACCGCATTGAACGGGTTGAGGTCGCCACCGGAAAAATTGAGATCCTTTACGAAAGTGGACGTGGCGCGCATGTCGGCGTGGCCACCTATCATCCCCGGCTGGACCAGGTCGTCTTTATTCATGGGCCGGAAAACCCCACCCCCGATTGGAGTTATGCCCCCTGGCAACGACGGGGAGTCATCGTAAAGTCGGACCAGCCACGCGTCGCGGTCACCCTGGATGCCTGCAATGTGGCGCCCCCCTTTGTGCCTGGAGCGTTACGCGGTGGAAGCCATGTCCATGTCTGGGATGGCGCTGGCGAATGGCTCTCTTTTACTTATGAAGATCACCTGTTGGCCCGGCAAGCTCATTGTCACCCTAACATCCCAGCGCAAGCCAATCACCGACAGCTGGGCGTGGCCTTACCATATTCACCGGGGATTGCGGTGAATCACAACCATCCCCGCAACCACGCTGGCAGCCATTTTTGTGTGATTGTGACCGAAACGCACGATCAGCCGTTGCCAGGCAGCGACCAGATTGATCGTGCCTGTGAGGAAGCCTGGGTGGGGACGAATGGGTACATTCGCCTGGATGGCACGCAGCAAGAGCGGGCGTTAGCCTTTCAGGGGCGCGTTCTTGACTCGACTGGCCAACCTTGTTGGGAAGTGTTTATCGTCGATTTGCCCGCACACTTGCTGGAGTGCGCGCAGCTGGAAAGCGAGCATGCGCGGGTTTGCGGCGCACCGACCACCCGACCCGCTCCCCCCCGGGGTCCGAGTGGCCTAGTCTGCGCGCAGCGGCGACTGACATTGACGGCGTCAGAGCCGTATCCTGGAATTGCCGGCCCGCGGCATTGGCTGCAAAGTTCGCCCGACGGCGCGCAAATCGCCTTTTTGCGGCGGGATGCGGCCGGGGTGGTGCAACTCTGGACAGTCAGTCCGTTGGGGGGGCCGCCACGCCAGGTCACGCACAACGCGGCGGATATTGGATCGGCGTTTACCTGGAGCCCCGATGGCCGACTCATCGCCCACGTCCTGGCGGGGCGGGTCTGTGTGACAGAGGTGGCGACGGGAAAAACGCGTTTTCTGACGGAACCGGCAGAACTGGCGGCCCGTCCGCTCGCGTGCGTGTTTTCACCCCGAGGAGATCAAATCGCTTATGTGCAACCGGTGCGGGACGCGGGGGGAAAAATCTGGAATCAGATCTGGGTGGTGGGGGTGAAATAAGAAATGGTCATCAAATGATTTAATAAAGCCCCAATTTATCTCCGCCCATAGCCCCCGGCACCTCGTGGCTGGCCGTTTCCATACCCATTTCCATTCCTGCCATTGCGGGAGGGGGCGGGTTGGCTCTTGGGCTGGCTGGCCAAGAGGCGGTAGTTTCCCGGACCGAGCAGGTCTTCGAGGCGTTGTTTGAGTTCGTTGTTCCATAAAATGCGCACCTGCTCGCTGCGCAGGTGGACCCGCGCGCCATCTGCTAGCCAGAGGGAGAGTTCCACTTCGCTGGTCCCGGGATATCCGCGCAATATCTCGTACAGCGATTGCAGCTTTTTTGGGCCATGCTGGTCTTCCAAGAGTCTTATCCGCACGCCGCGCGTCATACGCGTGGCCAGTTCGTCGAGCGGTATTAGTTCATTGACAATGATATTCGCCTCGTCGCTACCGACCCGGCGTTCCAGACTGCCCCGCACCGCCAAAATCGCCTCCGGCTGCACCATGTGCCCAAAGTTGACAAACTCGCTAGGCCACAAAATACAGCGCACCAGGCCATCGACATCCTCCAGATCAAACATGGCGTATTTCGTATTGGTTTCGCCGGCGCGGGGGTTTTTCGTCTGAGAAAACTTGATCGAACCGAGCATCCCCCCCAACAACACCTCGGTCCGACTTTCCAGTTGGGGGATGGCCGCGGTGGTGTGGCTGCAGTAAGCGCTTAAAGTTTCGGCGTAGGCGGCAAGCGGATGGCTGCTGAGATAAAAGCCCAACACTTCTTTTTCGCACATGAGGCGTTGTTTATCGTCCCATTCGGGCAAATCCGGCAAATGGAGCGGTTGTGCGGCTGGGCCTTCGTCAGGATCATCGCCAAACAGGCCCAGTTGGCCCACTTTGCGGTCGGCGGCGGCGGCGGCGCCGGTCTGGATGGCGCGGTCCAGGACGGCCATATATTGCGAGCGGCGCGCTCCCAGGCTGTCAAAGGCGCCCGCTTTGATCAGGGCCTCGAGCGTGGCGCGACTGCACGCGCCGGGATCGACCCGTTCACAAAAGTCAAACAGATCCTTAAAGGGGCCGCGCTTGTGGCGCTCGGCCACGATGGCCTCGCTGGCCTGGCCGCCGCACCCCTTGATGGCCGACAGGCCAAAGGTAATTTGCCCCCCCAACACGCCAAACTCCACATTGCTGGTGTTCACATTCGGGGGCAAAACCGTGACATTCAGGCGGCGGCAGTCTTCCAGGTGCTCGACCAGTTTGTCCTTGGTCTTGAAATTGCGGCTGCTGATATCGCCGCACAACAGCGCGGCCATGAATTCGATCGGGTAATGCGCCTTGAGATACGCCGTCATGTAGGCGATCAGCGCGTAGGCCGTGCTGTGCGATTTGTTAAAGCCGTAGCCGGCAAATTTGATAATCAAATTCCAAAAGTCTTGCGCCTGCGCCTTGGAAACGCCGTTGGCCTGCGCGCCCGCGACAAATTGCTCGCGGTTTTTGGCGATGGTGTCTTCTTTCTTCTTGCTGATGGCCTTGATGCAGGTGTAAGCGGCGGCCAGTTCGATTCCCCCTAATTCATTCAGGATTCGCATGACCTGTTCCTGGTACACCATGACGCCGTGCGTCTCGCTGAGGATCTTTTCGCATATGGGATGAATGTATTCAGCTTTCTGCTGGCCATGCTTGACCTTGACATAATCCTCCACCATTCCCCCTTCCAGCGGTCCAGGCCGATACAGGGCGTTGGTCGCGATAATATCGCGAAAGTGGTCCGGCTTCATCTTTTGCAATAAATCGCGAATCCCCCCGCTTTCCAACTGAAAAATCCCCTTGGTCTCGCCGCGACATAACAGCGCGAATGTTTGCTTGTCGTCCAAGGGGAACTTATGCGGATCAATTTTTTTCCCCGTCGTCTGCTCGATCAACTCCACCGCGCGGCTCAGGATCGTCAAATTTCGCAAACCCAAAAAATCCATCTTCAACAGCCCCGCCGTCTCCACATCCCCCATCGACCATTGCGTGATGACTTCGGCCTTGTCCTTGACCCGGCACAGCGGCACATACTCGTCCAGGGGCCGGTCGGCAATGACCACCGCCGCCGCGTGGGTGCCGACATTGCGGGCCAGCCCCTCGATTTTTTGCGCCAGGTCCAGCAGTTCGTGGATTTGGGGGTCGCGTTCGTAGGCAGCGCGCAGGTCGGCGCTTTTGGTCAGGGCTTCGCCTAGTTCGATCCCCAGTTCCTCGGGGACCATC
Coding sequences within:
- a CDS encoding ABC transporter permease subunit, with translation MNAPAKFTGHQRRLVTSPWVKWSDSLARTLITVGGIGTIIVVLLICVFLVVVVLPLGSSPRLTTGAELSALPAQGAPLLAIRLSANGKLAWQIDQSGAWSVWETTRGRTLSTLSSDQTGLSGITLLSVLPDGRLLAANASGEFHYGRVANVTTFHNQPPKIPANNAEEGQASSSTTTAVPIAGADPSPPAGNEPLILGEKLWSQLPSGKWRADTLELVWERYFPWQLSGPPRALALANNNPTALVAAALRDDGACQVMRMPLVGGALQPTQGKLIADFPVLNEQGQAPRFIGLSGLGDLLYCLWEDGTLEWYRLGTEVAQPGKRPLAYTPVKVLSNLSSTLPSGTKVTTLEMLLGGTTLLIGDSAGLVQAWFPVNPSPGMTPNEPSLVRAHQFLGQGGPIRQLIATERNRTVISLAESGSLRLLYITLDRILAEIPAAKEGRKSPITHAALNAEQTRLVTLSQVTEAATSAPTGRIATRAAQAWDYEALHPDITLAGIFLPVWYEGSRQPVFQWQTSGSESAELRFSLIPLIFGTLKATFYSLLFGAPLAFLAAIFTSEFLHPSTKARVKPLIEMMASLPSVVLGYFAGMLFAPFLEHHLGQVFAALGLVPLGLILAAYLWELLPQRITLQAGSWRLVVIALAIIPGVLLGVWSGQTLEQWIFGKSIMDWLNESPTNPLGRSSPWGGWFLLLLPLVGIFISISGGRWGDVWLRRKSQGWSRPRAALLNIVRFFALIAATVLVTALMAALLTQVGLMLGFDIRGGADSVGFERRNALVVGITMGFAIIPLIYTIADDALSTVPNHLRSASLGAGATPWQTAVRIVIPMAMSGLFSALMIGLGRAVGETMIVLMAAGNTPIMEFSIFNGFKTLSAGIASEMSETPAGSTHYRVLFLAALVLFMMTFVINTLAEVVRQRFRRRAYEL
- the pstA gene encoding phosphate ABC transporter permease PstA, with product MSSDESPSSAAVADTPRRRRGYRRQPSNYFLLKAQGEPLIWLTGGALFIALAMIFGLIGYIVIQGGSTFWPAPIQALKLAAGGVFVGELQATDTSDAAATRWRFQGSNQLNGGRMDKWVRGNDLLSAEALSPAALAAFPPAVREPFPRDAVVVERLSDGKLIGILAAFVPAEGPSITDPALALAEFEKWHRESQQQQASRLKQKQDEEENAAILVRVFSRTNEGVEIRVPLPEIVRLVTPNQLGWFGKLGVYASRWWEFVSSSPREANLAGGVFPCIWGTVAMTLFMSILVTPFGVLAALYLREYAQPGLIVSMIRIAINNLAGVPSIVFGAFGLFFFCTWLGGGIDRLFYPAAVAEGQAVFGKGGLLWASLTMSLLTLPVVIVATEEALAAVPNSMREGSYACGASKWQTIRRIVLPRALPGIMTGLILAMARGAGEVAPLMLVGVVKQAPDLPLDWNFPFLHLERSFMHLSYHVFNVGFLSPNSAAAMPLVMTSTLLLIAIITILNVTAIWLRNYLRRKYQSSQF
- the pstB gene encoding phosphate ABC transporter ATP-binding protein PstB — protein: MAEAVITENRLTRVTRGEVIPTETHAQVAKEQPVLEIDNFQLWYGSKKALHGISMAIPKNKVTALVGPSGCGKSTLLRSVNRLNDLLTNVKIDGDMRLNGDSIYHTATNVIDLRKRMGMVFQKPNPFPMSIYENVIYSLRIDGERNRGVLDEVCERSLRGAALWDEVKDRLHESGLGLSGGQQQRLCIARAIAAEPEVLLLDEPCSALDPIATGKIEDLISELQGSYSVLMVTHNMQQASRSSDYTAFMYLGRLIEYGPTTDIFTKPLLKETEDYVTGRFG
- the phoU gene encoding phosphate signaling complex protein PhoU → MKHTERQIQLLKQKILNEGGLVEEAIANAIAALVNRDANLAQKVINEDQIIDQMEVEVEEDCLKILALYQPVAADLRFVVAILKINNDLERIGDLAKNIAKRASYLAKRDPQDLRINLREMATKVQAMVKLSLDSLVNGSPALARQVRAEDDEVDRHREVIRDVIMREIRNSPAQVESLLKLNSVSKHLERIADMATNVAEDVIYMVEGEIVRHKLHD
- a CDS encoding carbonic anhydrase, whose amino-acid sequence is MQKLLEGIHRFQQENFRPLQGLFEQLSRGQNPETLFITCSDSRIDPNLLTRSRPGELFILRNAGNIVPPHGAANGGEAATIEFAVAGLGVKDIIICGHSHCGAMQGLLRPENVSTLPAVASWLEHAATTRRIVQDNYGHLDGEKLLTATIEENVLVQLENLRTLPSVASRLVRGDLHLHGWVYKIETGEVFAFDATSGQFVSLAQYQYPVSEEPLRRRQEGNI
- a CDS encoding PQQ-binding-like beta-propeller repeat protein, whose product is MRPLARNVWLLGLVGILLQCAAVPAADNAPAAHPGYKILGCDNGKVTILSAAGKVLWQADCPLTAHDLQLLPGGNILMPISDTTIVELTPEKKVVWKYESRPRAGYEGKIEVHAFQRLADGRTMIAESGNARIIEVDADGKITHEVPLTVDRPDAHRDTRLVRKLENGNYLVCHEGDGKVREYDPTGKVVWSYTLELGDRQPAGGHGPEGYGNALYSAVRLENGNTLIGGGNSHRVLEVDPQGKIVWSIEQNDLPGITLAWVTAVQQLPNGNVIISNCHAGPDQPQLIEVNRDKEVVWQFRDFQNFGNSLAIAWILDVEGVRR
- a CDS encoding DUF3748 domain-containing protein, which translates into the protein MSSEKFSTPRQLTHAPYGHILTNCRVWSPDGRWIVYDVRGDQLGAAFDGNRIERVEVATGKIEILYESGRGAHVGVATYHPRLDQVVFIHGPENPTPDWSYAPWQRRGVIVKSDQPRVAVTLDACNVAPPFVPGALRGGSHVHVWDGAGEWLSFTYEDHLLARQAHCHPNIPAQANHRQLGVALPYSPGIAVNHNHPRNHAGSHFCVIVTETHDQPLPGSDQIDRACEEAWVGTNGYIRLDGTQQERALAFQGRVLDSTGQPCWEVFIVDLPAHLLECAQLESEHARVCGAPTTRPAPPRGPSGLVCAQRRLTLTASEPYPGIAGPRHWLQSSPDGAQIAFLRRDAAGVVQLWTVSPLGGPPRQVTHNAADIGSAFTWSPDGRLIAHVLAGRVCVTEVATGKTRFLTEPAELAARPLACVFSPRGDQIAYVQPVRDAGGKIWNQIWVVGVK
- the dnaE gene encoding DNA polymerase III subunit alpha produces the protein MSAPFVHLHCHSHYSLLDGASPIPKLVKRAKSLGMNALALTDHGNLHGALEFYNTCRKEGINPILGYEAYISPGSRFQKDAGTLKEASYHLTLLAQNRVGFKNLIKMASAAYLEGFYFKPRIDKELLAAHSEGIICLSGCVSSEFSKLVMRGGQPSQQDYTEAQAVAAWFQKLFGERYFVEIQNNGLDIQRMQMEGAVEVARRMGLPLVATSDAHYVNQEDAVAQDVLLCINTGKFRTDTNRMRMEGDQFYLRGPAEMYAHFPGLEEAVKQSQLIADTVQIDLELGKRHFPVYTPPDEKTPGEFLRALCEQGCRERYADHPHRWEGEKAPGVDHANPAYQLSAEVRDRLDRELDVIEKLGFPNYFLIVWDFVNYARQQGIPATARGSGVGAIVSYSLYLSHVCPLEYDLLFERFLDLNRKEAPDIDIDFCQDRRQLVIDYVKSKYGSANVAQIGTFGTLAARAAIRDVGRALGMPIPEVDKIVAMVPEELGIELGEALTKSADLRAAYERDPQIHELLDLAQKIEGLARNVGTHAAAVVIADRPLDEYVPLCRVKDKAEVITQWSMGDVETAGLLKMDFLGLRNLTILSRAVELIEQTTGKKIDPHKFPLDDKQTFALLCRGETKGIFQLESGGIRDLLQKMKPDHFRDIIATNALYRPGPLEGGMVEDYVKVKHGQQKAEYIHPICEKILSETHGVMVYQEQVMRILNELGGIELAAAYTCIKAISKKKEDTIAKNREQFVAGAQANGVSKAQAQDFWNLIIKFAGYGFNKSHSTAYALIAYMTAYLKAHYPIEFMAALLCGDISSRNFKTKDKLVEHLEDCRRLNVTVLPPNVNTSNVEFGVLGGQITFGLSAIKGCGGQASEAIVAERHKRGPFKDLFDFCERVDPGACSRATLEALIKAGAFDSLGARRSQYMAVLDRAIQTGAAAAADRKVGQLGLFGDDPDEGPAAQPLHLPDLPEWDDKQRLMCEKEVLGFYLSSHPLAAYAETLSAYCSHTTAAIPQLESRTEVLLGGMLGSIKFSQTKNPRAGETNTKYAMFDLEDVDGLVRCILWPSEFVNFGHMVQPEAILAVRGSLERRVGSDEANIIVNELIPLDELATRMTRGVRIRLLEDQHGPKKLQSLYEILRGYPGTSEVELSLWLADGARVHLRSEQVRILWNNELKQRLEDLLGPGNYRLLASQPKSQPAPSRNGRNGNGYGNGQPRGAGGYGRR